From the genome of Streptomyces sp. NBC_01260, one region includes:
- a CDS encoding amino acid ABC transporter ATP-binding protein, producing MSGVSVTKGAEDAAPAAGDDLVVLSNVNKHFGALHVLQDIDLTIARGEVVVVIGPSGSGKSTLCRTINRLETIDSGAISIDGKPLPQEGKELARLRADVGMVFQSFNLFAHKTVLENVMLGQLKVRKTEKKAAEDKARSLLDRVGVATQADKYPSQLSGGQQQRVAIARALAMDPKVMLFDEPTSALDPEMINEVLEVMQQLARDGMTMVVVTHEMGFARSAANRVVFMADGKIVEEAVPDQFFSNPRSDRAKDFLSKILHH from the coding sequence ATGAGCGGAGTTTCAGTGACCAAGGGCGCCGAGGACGCTGCACCCGCGGCCGGCGACGACCTGGTCGTGCTGAGCAACGTCAACAAGCACTTCGGCGCGCTGCATGTGCTCCAGGACATCGACCTGACGATCGCCCGTGGCGAGGTCGTGGTCGTCATCGGGCCCTCGGGGTCCGGGAAGTCCACGCTGTGCCGCACGATCAACCGCTTGGAGACGATCGACTCGGGCGCGATCTCGATCGACGGGAAGCCGCTGCCCCAGGAGGGCAAGGAGCTGGCGCGGCTGCGTGCCGATGTCGGCATGGTCTTCCAGTCGTTCAATCTCTTCGCCCACAAGACGGTGCTGGAAAACGTGATGCTGGGCCAGCTCAAGGTCCGCAAGACGGAGAAGAAGGCGGCCGAGGACAAGGCGCGTTCGCTGCTCGACCGGGTGGGCGTGGCGACCCAGGCCGACAAGTACCCGTCCCAGCTCTCCGGTGGCCAGCAGCAACGTGTGGCGATCGCACGGGCGTTGGCGATGGACCCCAAGGTCATGCTGTTCGACGAGCCGACCTCCGCGCTCGACCCGGAGATGATCAACGAGGTGCTGGAGGTCATGCAGCAGCTCGCCCGCGACGGCATGACCATGGTCGTCGTCACCCATGAGATGGGTTTCGCCCGCTCAGCGGCGAACCGGGTCGTCTTCATGGCGGACGGGAAGATCGTCGAAGAGGCCGTGCCCGACCAGTTCTTCAGCAACCCGCGCAGTGACCGGGCCAAGGACTTCCTGTCGAAGATCCTTCACCACTGA
- the miaB gene encoding tRNA (N6-isopentenyl adenosine(37)-C2)-methylthiotransferase MiaB encodes MSSGNRSEAVDVRKSYEVRTYGCQMNVHDSERLSGLLEDAGYVRAPEGSDGDADVVVFNTCAVRENADNKLYGNLGRLAPMKTKRPGMQIAVGGCLAQKDRDTIVARAPWVDVVFGTHNIGKLPVLLERARIQEEAQIEIAESLEAFPSTLPTRRESAYAAWVSISVGCNNTCTFCIVPALRGKEKDRRTGDILAEIEALVAEGVSEITLLGQNVNAYGSDIGDREAFSKLLRACGRIEGLERVRFTSPHPRDFTDDVIAAMAETPNVMPQLHMPMQSGSDTILKAMRRSYRQERFLGIIEKVRAAMPDAAISTDIIVGFPGETEEDFEQTMHAVREARFANAFTFQYSKRPGTPAADMEGQIPKEVVQERYMRLSVLQEEISWSENKKQVGRTLDVMVAEGEGRKDGATHRLSGRAPDNRLVHFTKPDQDVRPGDVVTVEISYAAPHHLLAEGAPVGVRRTRSGDAWEKRNAAAAAKPAGVMLGLPGIGAPAPLPAASAPGCGCD; translated from the coding sequence ATGAGCAGCGGCAACCGGAGCGAAGCAGTGGACGTCAGAAAAAGCTACGAGGTGCGCACCTACGGGTGCCAGATGAACGTCCACGACTCCGAGCGGCTGTCGGGGCTGCTGGAGGACGCCGGCTACGTACGGGCGCCCGAGGGCTCCGACGGAGACGCGGACGTCGTCGTCTTCAACACCTGCGCGGTGCGGGAGAACGCCGACAACAAGCTCTACGGCAACCTCGGCCGGCTCGCCCCGATGAAGACGAAGCGCCCCGGGATGCAGATCGCGGTCGGCGGCTGTCTCGCCCAGAAGGACCGGGACACCATCGTCGCGCGGGCTCCCTGGGTCGACGTCGTCTTCGGTACGCACAACATCGGCAAGCTGCCCGTGCTGCTGGAGCGCGCCCGTATCCAGGAGGAGGCGCAGATCGAGATCGCCGAATCCCTGGAGGCGTTCCCCTCGACGCTCCCCACCCGCCGCGAGTCCGCGTACGCCGCCTGGGTCTCCATCTCCGTCGGCTGCAACAACACCTGCACCTTCTGTATCGTCCCGGCGCTGCGCGGCAAGGAGAAGGACCGCCGGACCGGCGACATCCTGGCCGAGATCGAGGCCCTGGTCGCCGAGGGCGTCTCCGAGATCACCCTGCTCGGCCAGAACGTGAACGCGTACGGCTCCGACATCGGCGACCGCGAGGCCTTCTCCAAGCTGCTGCGGGCCTGCGGGCGGATCGAGGGCCTGGAACGGGTCCGCTTCACCTCGCCCCACCCGCGTGACTTCACGGACGACGTGATCGCCGCGATGGCCGAGACCCCGAACGTGATGCCGCAGCTCCACATGCCGATGCAGTCCGGCTCGGACACGATCCTGAAGGCGATGCGGCGCTCGTACCGGCAGGAACGCTTCCTCGGCATCATCGAGAAGGTGCGCGCCGCGATGCCGGACGCCGCGATCTCCACCGACATCATCGTCGGCTTCCCCGGTGAGACCGAGGAGGACTTCGAGCAGACCATGCACGCGGTCCGGGAGGCGCGGTTCGCCAACGCCTTCACGTTCCAGTACTCCAAGCGCCCCGGCACCCCGGCCGCCGACATGGAGGGGCAGATCCCCAAGGAGGTCGTCCAGGAGCGGTACATGCGCCTGTCCGTTCTCCAGGAGGAGATCTCCTGGTCGGAGAACAAGAAGCAGGTCGGCCGCACCCTGGACGTCATGGTCGCGGAGGGCGAGGGCCGCAAGGACGGCGCGACCCACCGGCTGTCCGGCCGCGCCCCCGACAACCGCCTGGTCCACTTCACCAAGCCGGACCAGGACGTACGGCCCGGCGATGTGGTGACCGTCGAGATCAGTTACGCCGCCCCGCACCACCTGCTCGCCGAGGGCGCACCCGTCGGGGTGCGGCGGACCCGCTCCGGGGACGCCTGGGAGAAGCGCAACGCCGCCGCGGCCGCCAAGCCCGCCGGCGTGATGCTGGGCCTGCCCGGGATCGGTGCCCCGGCACCGCTGCCCGCCGCCTCGGCACCGGGTTGCGGCTGCGACTGA
- the dapF gene encoding diaminopimelate epimerase, with protein sequence MTTSQIAFLKGHGTENDFVIVPDPDNAVDLPASVVAGLCDRRAGIGGDGLLHVVRSAAHPEARAMADEAEWFMDYRNADGSIAEMCGNGVRVFAHYLQRSGSVEEGDLAVATRGGVKKVHLAKDGDITVSMGRAQLPAAGVTVTVGDRSWDARNVNMGNPHAVAFVDDLAHAGDLLSEPAFGPAAVYPDGVNIEFVVDLGPRHVAMRVHERGSGETRSCGTGACAVAVAAARRDAADPALTGTPVTYTVDLPGGTLVITEHPHGEIEMTGPAVIVAEGKIDPAWLHTLNG encoded by the coding sequence GTGACCACCTCGCAGATCGCCTTCCTCAAGGGCCACGGCACCGAGAACGACTTCGTGATCGTTCCGGACCCGGACAACGCCGTCGACCTGCCCGCCTCCGTCGTCGCCGGGCTCTGCGACCGCCGGGCCGGTATCGGCGGGGACGGGCTGCTGCACGTCGTGCGGTCCGCCGCCCACCCCGAGGCGCGGGCCATGGCCGACGAGGCCGAGTGGTTCATGGACTACCGCAACGCGGACGGCTCGATCGCCGAGATGTGCGGCAACGGCGTACGGGTCTTCGCCCACTACCTCCAGCGCTCCGGCTCGGTCGAGGAGGGCGATCTGGCGGTCGCCACCCGCGGCGGGGTGAAGAAGGTGCACCTCGCCAAGGACGGCGACATCACCGTCTCCATGGGCCGCGCGCAGCTCCCGGCCGCCGGAGTCACGGTCACCGTCGGGGACCGCAGCTGGGACGCCCGCAACGTGAACATGGGCAACCCGCACGCGGTCGCCTTCGTCGACGATCTGGCGCACGCCGGTGATCTGCTCTCCGAGCCGGCCTTCGGCCCGGCCGCGGTCTACCCCGACGGGGTCAACATCGAATTCGTCGTGGACCTCGGCCCCCGCCATGTCGCCATGCGCGTTCATGAGCGCGGCTCGGGGGAGACCCGGTCCTGCGGCACCGGCGCCTGCGCCGTGGCCGTCGCGGCGGCCCGCCGGGACGCGGCCGATCCCGCGCTGACCGGCACCCCGGTCACCTACACCGTCGACCTCCCCGGCGGCACGCTGGTGATCACCGAGCACCCGCACGGCGAGATCGAGATGACCGGACCGGCCGTCATCGTCGCCGAGGGCAAGATCGATCCGGCCTGGCTCCACACGCTGAACGGCTAG
- the miaA gene encoding tRNA (adenosine(37)-N6)-dimethylallyltransferase MiaA, translating into MRSPAPAPRVIAVVGPTAAGKSDLGVFLAQQLGGEVVNADSMQLYRGMDIGTAKLTLAERASVPHLLLDIWDVTEAASVAEYQRLARTEIDRLLAEGRTPVLVGGSGLYVKGAIDALEFPGTDPAVRAALEAELAERGSGALHDRLAAADPEAGRAILPGNGRRIVRALEVIEITGKPFTANLPGNDAVYDTVQIGVDVARPELDERIALRVDRMWDAGLVDEVRALEARGLRDGRTASRALGYQQVLAALAGECTEDEARGETVRATKRFARRQDSWFRRDPRVHWLNGAAAHRGELPGQAMALVERAVTA; encoded by the coding sequence GTGAGAAGTCCAGCTCCCGCACCGCGGGTCATCGCCGTCGTCGGTCCCACCGCAGCCGGAAAGTCCGACCTGGGGGTGTTCCTCGCCCAGCAGCTCGGGGGCGAGGTGGTCAACGCCGACTCCATGCAGCTCTACCGGGGGATGGATATCGGCACCGCGAAACTGACACTCGCGGAGCGCGCGTCCGTCCCGCACCTGCTGCTGGACATCTGGGACGTGACCGAGGCCGCCAGCGTCGCGGAGTACCAGCGGCTGGCCCGCACCGAGATCGACCGGCTGCTCGCCGAGGGCCGTACCCCGGTCCTGGTGGGCGGCTCCGGCCTCTACGTGAAGGGCGCGATCGACGCCCTGGAGTTCCCGGGAACGGATCCCGCCGTCCGGGCCGCGCTGGAGGCGGAGCTGGCCGAGCGGGGCTCCGGCGCGCTGCACGACCGGCTCGCCGCGGCGGACCCGGAAGCCGGCCGCGCCATCCTGCCGGGCAACGGGCGGCGCATCGTCCGGGCCCTCGAAGTCATCGAGATCACAGGCAAGCCCTTCACCGCCAACCTCCCCGGTAACGATGCGGTCTACGACACCGTTCAGATCGGCGTCGACGTGGCCCGCCCCGAACTCGACGAGCGCATCGCCCTGCGGGTCGACCGGATGTGGGACGCGGGACTGGTCGACGAGGTGCGCGCCCTGGAGGCGCGGGGGCTGCGGGACGGACGCACCGCCTCCCGGGCGCTCGGCTATCAGCAGGTGCTCGCCGCGCTGGCCGGGGAGTGCACCGAGGACGAGGCGCGCGGTGAGACGGTGCGCGCCACCAAACGGTTCGCGCGCCGCCAGGACTCCTGGTTCCGCCGCGACCCGCGCGTCCACTGGCTGAACGGCGCCGCGGCGCACCGCGGGGAACTCCCGGGCCAGGCGATGGCGTTGGTCGAACGAGCGGTTACAGCCTGA
- a CDS encoding class III extradiol dioxygenase subunit B-like domain-containing protein has translation MLVAAAVCPCPPLLVPDVAAGAAPELDAARTACSDALGVLAASRPDLLIVIGPADLTGSGPRPEGATGTFEEFGVDLAVRLGRDLGTAAGRPLPASLAVGAWLLARTGWADAPVEALGVVETLETGRCTDTGRALAARADRVALLVMGDGSACRTVKAPGYLDERATEFDAAASRALGAADTGALIALDEALGHELKAAGRAPWQVLAGAAQGVGLDGRLLYDDAPYGVGYLVAAWS, from the coding sequence ATGCTTGTCGCCGCCGCTGTCTGCCCCTGTCCGCCCCTGCTGGTCCCCGACGTCGCCGCCGGTGCCGCGCCAGAGCTCGACGCCGCGAGGACCGCGTGCAGCGACGCACTGGGCGTGCTGGCCGCCTCCCGGCCCGATCTGCTGATCGTGATCGGCCCGGCGGACCTCACGGGCAGCGGGCCCCGTCCCGAGGGCGCCACCGGCACCTTCGAGGAGTTCGGCGTCGATCTCGCGGTACGGCTCGGGCGGGACCTGGGCACGGCCGCCGGCCGGCCTCTTCCGGCGTCGCTCGCCGTCGGCGCCTGGCTGCTGGCCCGTACCGGGTGGGCGGATGCCCCGGTCGAGGCGCTGGGCGTGGTCGAGACCCTGGAGACCGGCCGCTGCACCGACACGGGGCGGGCGCTGGCCGCCCGGGCGGACCGGGTCGCGCTGCTGGTGATGGGCGACGGCAGTGCCTGCCGCACCGTCAAGGCCCCGGGCTACCTGGACGAGCGCGCCACGGAGTTCGACGCAGCCGCCTCGCGCGCGCTGGGCGCGGCGGACACCGGTGCGCTGATCGCGCTGGACGAGGCGCTGGGGCACGAACTGAAGGCCGCGGGTCGCGCACCCTGGCAGGTGCTCGCGGGGGCCGCGCAGGGGGTCGGTCTGGACGGCCGGCTGCTGTACGACGACGCGCCGTACGGTGTGGGCTACCTGGTCGCCGCCTGGTCCTGA
- a CDS encoding sensor histidine kinase yields MRTRLLPLLIVLMASVLLALGFPLAVSVAAAQQQGVVIDRIDDTARFAALAQFITERTHGYDERRRTLQTELETYDSVYGIRAGVFYRDDSAMAKAPATWRLPVEGEGREAFNEALLGRRSHDPPQVWPWQDGRVVVASPVVRDGDVIAVVVIDSPTAQMRSDTLRGWLVIAAGEVVAMLVAVGAAIRLTGWVLLPVRTLDVAAHDIASGRMRSRVAASGGPPELRRLARSFNEMADNVEDVLEQQRAFVADASHQLRNPLAALLLRIELLALELPEGNEEIASVRTEGKRLGQVLDDLLDLALAEHAAADLQLTDIGALTAERVSSWRPVAEEKGVRLRADGAPAVTAWTDPIALSSALDAIIDNALKFTPADEEVRVTVASGSECVTVVVADRGPGLTEQELERVGDRFWRSSQHQNVRGSGLGLSISQALLAASRGSLSYERHEPHGLRVTVSVPRNGPHG; encoded by the coding sequence GTGCGCACCAGGCTGCTTCCGCTGCTCATCGTTCTCATGGCGAGTGTCCTGCTCGCGCTCGGCTTCCCGCTGGCCGTCAGTGTGGCCGCGGCTCAGCAGCAGGGCGTCGTGATCGACCGGATCGACGACACGGCACGCTTCGCCGCCCTCGCCCAGTTCATCACCGAACGTACTCACGGCTACGACGAACGGCGGCGCACGCTCCAGACGGAACTGGAGACGTACGACTCCGTCTACGGCATCCGGGCGGGTGTCTTCTACCGTGACGACTCCGCGATGGCGAAGGCCCCGGCGACCTGGCGGCTGCCGGTCGAGGGCGAGGGCCGCGAGGCGTTCAACGAGGCGCTGCTCGGCCGTCGAAGCCACGATCCGCCGCAGGTCTGGCCCTGGCAGGACGGCCGGGTGGTCGTCGCCTCGCCCGTCGTGCGCGACGGCGACGTGATCGCCGTCGTCGTCATCGACTCGCCCACCGCGCAGATGCGTTCCGACACGCTCCGCGGCTGGCTGGTGATCGCGGCGGGCGAGGTGGTCGCGATGCTGGTGGCCGTCGGCGCGGCGATCCGGCTCACCGGCTGGGTGCTGCTCCCGGTGCGGACCCTGGACGTGGCCGCCCACGACATCGCCAGCGGCCGGATGCGGTCCCGGGTGGCGGCCTCCGGCGGGCCGCCGGAACTCAGGCGGCTGGCCCGTTCGTTCAACGAGATGGCCGACAACGTCGAGGACGTGCTGGAACAGCAGCGCGCCTTCGTCGCGGACGCCTCGCACCAGTTGCGCAACCCGCTGGCCGCGCTGCTGCTGCGGATCGAGCTGCTTGCCCTCGAACTCCCTGAGGGCAACGAGGAGATCGCCTCCGTGCGCACGGAGGGAAAGCGCCTCGGCCAGGTCCTCGACGATCTGCTCGACCTGGCGCTGGCCGAGCACGCCGCAGCCGATCTCCAGCTCACGGACATCGGCGCACTCACCGCCGAACGTGTCTCGTCCTGGCGACCGGTGGCCGAGGAGAAGGGCGTACGGCTGAGGGCGGACGGCGCCCCTGCCGTCACGGCCTGGACGGACCCCATCGCCCTGTCCAGCGCACTCGACGCCATCATCGACAACGCGCTCAAGTTCACCCCCGCCGACGAGGAGGTCCGGGTCACGGTCGCCTCGGGGAGCGAATGCGTCACGGTCGTCGTCGCGGACCGCGGACCAGGTCTCACCGAGCAGGAGCTGGAGCGCGTCGGAGACCGCTTCTGGCGCAGCTCCCAGCATCAGAACGTGCGGGGGTCCGGCCTCGGCCTCTCCATCTCGCAGGCGCTCCTGGCCGCGAGCCGCGGCTCCCTCTCCTACGAGCGGCACGAACCGCACGGGCTGCGGGTGACGGTGTCGGTGCCGCGCAACGGGCCGCACGGCTGA
- a CDS encoding antitoxin, with amino-acid sequence MGFMDNLKAKLSPAKDKVSDLAQQHGGKIDEGLEKAARTVDEKTKGKYSDKIVSGTQKAKDAVERLSHKDGGTTPPAS; translated from the coding sequence ATGGGCTTCATGGACAATTTGAAGGCGAAGCTGAGCCCGGCGAAGGACAAGGTCAGCGACCTCGCGCAGCAGCACGGGGGCAAGATCGACGAGGGGCTCGAAAAGGCCGCGCGGACGGTGGACGAGAAGACCAAGGGCAAGTACAGCGACAAGATCGTGTCCGGCACCCAGAAGGCCAAGGACGCGGTGGAGCGGCTGTCCCACAAGGACGGGGGCACCACGCCGCCCGCTTCCTGA
- a CDS encoding TAXI family TRAP transporter solute-binding subunit, translating to MLPAALSRIGRRRSLRAGAALVVVLGLLLWWLLPLGESTPSGSLSFSTGVRSGVYQRYGERLKGALAKDLPDVSVQLQTSEGSQQNIARVATGKADFTIATTDAVATYLRDGKPGAERLRGCVRLYDDYIQLVVDRGSEIRKVADLRGKKVAVGQPGSGVRLVADRLMTAAGLDPVNDVTAIPAGIDTMPKLLEDGKLDAFFWSGGLPTTAVADLSDRFAIRLVPLEDPLIKELQAAGGSTRYYRSAVMPADAYRNAQQGQAVPTVAVANVLVTTDRTDATMTEAFTRTVIDSRDRIGREVHAAQLVDLRTAIYTDPLPLHEGARRYYRSVKP from the coding sequence ATGCTCCCGGCGGCACTGTCCCGAATCGGCCGGCGTCGCTCCCTGCGGGCCGGCGCCGCCCTCGTCGTCGTGCTCGGGCTGCTCCTGTGGTGGCTGCTCCCGCTCGGGGAGTCCACACCGAGCGGGAGCCTGTCGTTCAGCACCGGGGTCCGCAGCGGCGTCTACCAGCGCTACGGCGAGCGGCTGAAGGGCGCACTCGCCAAGGACCTGCCCGATGTGTCGGTACAGCTCCAGACCAGCGAGGGATCTCAGCAGAACATCGCCCGGGTGGCGACGGGCAAGGCCGATTTCACCATCGCGACCACCGACGCCGTAGCCACCTATCTGCGCGACGGGAAGCCGGGCGCCGAGCGGCTGCGTGGCTGTGTCCGGCTGTACGACGACTACATCCAGCTGGTCGTGGACCGGGGCTCGGAGATCCGCAAGGTCGCGGACCTGCGCGGCAAGAAGGTCGCGGTCGGGCAGCCGGGGTCGGGGGTGCGGCTGGTCGCCGACCGGCTGATGACGGCCGCCGGCCTGGACCCGGTCAACGACGTGACGGCGATACCGGCGGGCATCGACACCATGCCGAAGCTGCTGGAGGACGGCAAGCTCGACGCGTTCTTCTGGTCCGGCGGGCTGCCGACCACCGCGGTGGCGGATCTCTCGGACCGGTTCGCGATCCGGCTCGTCCCGCTGGAGGACCCGCTGATCAAGGAACTCCAGGCGGCGGGCGGTTCCACCCGCTACTACCGCTCGGCCGTGATGCCCGCCGACGCCTACCGCAACGCGCAGCAGGGCCAGGCGGTGCCCACCGTGGCCGTGGCCAATGTGCTGGTGACCACCGACCGTACGGACGCGACGATGACCGAGGCGTTCACCCGGACCGTGATCGACAGCCGGGACCGCATCGGGCGCGAGGTGCACGCCGCGCAGCTGGTGGATCTGCGGACCGCGATCTACACCGATCCGCTGCCGCTGCACGAAGGGGCCAGGCGCTACTACCGCTCGGTCAAACCCTGA
- a CDS encoding response regulator transcription factor — protein MRLLLVEDDNHVAAALSAILGRHGFKVVHARSGEEALQALLPADTEPFGVVLLDLGLPDQDGYEVCGKIRKRSSVPVIMVTARADVRSRIHGLNLGADDYVTKPYDTGELLARIHAVSRRKPAAEETGPTPVAALRLGHVHIELPTRRVSVDGSEVQLTRKEFDLLALLAQRPGVVFRREQIISEVWRTSWEGTGRTLEVHVASLRAKLRLPALIETVRGVGYRLVAPSA, from the coding sequence ATGAGACTGCTGCTCGTCGAGGACGACAACCACGTCGCCGCCGCCCTGTCCGCCATCCTCGGCCGGCACGGCTTCAAGGTGGTGCACGCCCGCAGCGGCGAGGAGGCCCTCCAGGCCCTCCTCCCCGCGGATACGGAACCCTTCGGCGTCGTACTCCTCGATCTGGGGCTGCCCGACCAGGACGGCTACGAGGTGTGCGGGAAGATTCGCAAGCGCAGTTCCGTGCCGGTGATCATGGTGACCGCACGGGCCGACGTCCGCTCGCGGATCCACGGGCTGAACCTCGGCGCGGACGACTACGTGACCAAGCCGTACGACACCGGCGAGCTCCTCGCCCGTATCCACGCCGTCAGCCGGCGCAAGCCGGCCGCTGAGGAGACCGGGCCCACGCCCGTCGCCGCGCTGCGGCTGGGCCATGTCCACATCGAGCTGCCCACCCGGCGGGTCAGCGTCGACGGGAGTGAAGTCCAGCTCACCCGCAAGGAGTTCGATCTCCTCGCACTCCTCGCGCAGCGGCCCGGTGTGGTGTTCCGCCGGGAGCAGATCATCAGCGAGGTCTGGCGCACGAGCTGGGAGGGGACGGGGCGCACGCTTGAGGTGCACGTCGCCTCCCTGCGCGCCAAGCTGCGGCTTCCCGCACTGATCGAGACCGTGCGCGGGGTCGGCTACCGACTCGTCGCCCCGTCCGCGTAG